The Syntrophaceae bacterium genome contains a region encoding:
- the pal gene encoding peptidoglycan-associated lipoprotein Pal, translated as MRRILWFFVMVVSCILFSGCAAKMAYTPVDLNPKIKSGQLVQKTDNFSVLYDTSSSMAERLGRGNRLEFAEDVTRRLAATIPDIKLTAGLRDFGGSKGEEKTELVYGMSPFNRDDFVKPLDKLGLPLGRTPLGRTIAASGEDLKGLPGNSAIIIVSDFEEITGVDDIRPGSVIENAAAVKSQYGDRLCIYAIQIGKAPPPGGETLAREVVREGKCGMAVNADDLGTPQAMADFVEKVFLGLPVAMPEKPAPPAEEMKKEEAAPSVVEEAVAFENIHFDFDKYNLKPEAREILDKLGEYLKNNREATVLIEGHCDERGTREYNLALGERRAAGAQQYLMDLGIDKARITTISYGEERPLDPGHTEEAWALNRRDHFEITVKK; from the coding sequence ATGAGAAGAATCCTTTGGTTTTTTGTGATGGTTGTATCGTGCATCCTGTTCTCGGGCTGCGCGGCGAAGATGGCCTATACGCCGGTCGATCTCAATCCGAAAATAAAGTCAGGGCAACTCGTTCAAAAAACGGATAATTTCTCTGTTCTCTATGACACGTCCTCGTCGATGGCGGAGCGTCTCGGCCGCGGCAATCGCCTGGAATTCGCGGAGGACGTGACACGGAGGCTGGCTGCGACGATTCCCGATATCAAGCTGACTGCCGGGCTGAGGGACTTCGGAGGATCAAAGGGAGAGGAAAAGACCGAACTGGTGTATGGGATGTCTCCGTTCAACAGGGACGACTTCGTGAAGCCCTTGGACAAGCTCGGACTGCCTCTTGGACGTACGCCGCTGGGGAGGACGATCGCGGCGTCCGGCGAAGACCTCAAGGGATTGCCGGGTAATTCGGCAATCATCATTGTCAGCGACTTCGAGGAGATCACGGGCGTTGACGACATCAGGCCCGGGAGCGTCATCGAAAACGCGGCGGCGGTCAAGTCGCAATACGGCGACCGGCTCTGCATTTACGCGATTCAGATCGGGAAAGCACCGCCTCCCGGCGGTGAAACGCTCGCCCGGGAGGTTGTCCGGGAGGGCAAATGCGGGATGGCCGTGAATGCCGACGATCTCGGGACACCGCAGGCCATGGCCGATTTCGTCGAGAAAGTTTTCCTCGGCCTGCCCGTAGCCATGCCTGAGAAACCGGCGCCCCCAGCCGAGGAGATGAAAAAAGAAGAAGCCGCTCCCTCGGTGGTTGAAGAGGCGGTGGCATTCGAAAACATCCACTTCGACTTTGACAAATACAACCTGAAGCCCGAGGCGCGGGAGATACTGGACAAGCTGGGCGAGTACCTGAAAAACAACCGGGAAGCGACGGTCCTGATCGAAGGCCACTGTGACGAGCGGGGCACGAGGGAATACAACCTTGCACTGGGTGAAAGAAGAGCCGCCGGCGCCCAGCAATACCTGATGGATCTCGGGATCGACAAGGCTCGCATCACGACGATCAGCTACGGCGAAGAACGTCCGTTGGATCCGGGCCACACGGAGGAAGCCTGGGCGCTGAACAGGAGGGATCACTTCGAGATCACCGTAAAGAAATAA
- a CDS encoding LapA family protein has product MNYKFILILIAVSLSAIFVIQNVEAVDVTFLFWSISMSRALLIVFAIIIGVILGWFAHSYFSYRRLKDYSSNGL; this is encoded by the coding sequence ATGAATTACAAATTCATACTGATTCTTATCGCGGTAAGTCTCTCCGCCATCTTTGTTATACAAAATGTAGAAGCAGTTGATGTCACTTTTCTGTTCTGGAGTATATCTATGTCGCGAGCTCTATTGATAGTATTTGCGATCATTATTGGAGTGATCCTCGGGTGGTTTGCCCATAGTTATTTTTCATATCGACGACTAAAGGACTATTCTTCTAACGGTTTATAA